The following are from one region of the Salvia hispanica cultivar TCC Black 2014 chromosome 1, UniMelb_Shisp_WGS_1.0, whole genome shotgun sequence genome:
- the LOC125202010 gene encoding kinesin-like protein KIN-5B: MKQDSRAAREKNGVFIPHERFLQDEAEKAKNERIEQLESDLNESEKLCRKLINSVSFISLNIKSELKDCKRNLETTHKLLEDLKEKYKMALSTLKVTYALKTKASSDLEELTSVMPAQTIVVENFFQTATLESKEVLSDIQKSLTEQRRMLAFSAQQHTEMHYRLMG, encoded by the exons atgaagcaag ATAGTCGAGCAGCAAGAGAAAAGAATGGTGTTTTTATTCCACATGAGAGGTTTCTCCAGGATGAAGCAGAAAAG GCTAAAAATGAGAGAATAGAACAGTTGGAGAGCGATCTTAATGAGAGTGAGAAG TTATGCAGAAAGTTGATAAATTCCGTGAGCTTTATCTCACTGAACATCAAAAGTGAACTTAAAGACTGCAAG AGGAATCTTGAGACGACCCATAAACTCTTAGAAGAtctaaaagagaaatataagATGGCTCTTTCCACACTGAAGGTTACATATGCACTGAAGACAAAAGCATCTTCTGATCTGGAAGAATTAACATCTGTGATGCCAGCCCAAACTATTGTTGTTGAGAAT TTCTTCCAAACTGCTACCTTAGAGTCAAAGGAAGTACTTTCTGACATTCAGAAGTCCTTAACTGAACAGAGAAGGATGTTGGCTTTCTCTGCCCAACAACATACGGAG ATGCATTACAGGCTAATGGGGTAG